Proteins encoded together in one Bacillota bacterium window:
- a CDS encoding ABC transporter ATP-binding protein, producing the protein MASELRGATKPDGATGPRDGIDSRNRGNQEVLLEVRGLKKYFPILGGLFRKPIGYARAVDGVDLYIRRGETLGLVGESGSGKSTTGMCILHLIEPTAGEIRFNMDGEPIEVNSKTIKSLRKSMQIIFQDPYSSLDPRMKVQDIIAEPLEAQGMRSRRQRYERVEELLNAVGLSSQHMRRFPHEFSGGQRQRIGIARALALNPSLIVCDEPVSALDVSVQAQVLNLLEDLQARFGLTYLFIAHDLSVVQHVSDRVAVMYLGKIVEIAGVEELFDNPRHPYTEALFSAIPVPDPEFQYKQIILEGDIPSPINPPPGCNFHPRCRYARSICSKEEPVLHEVGNRDHLAACHFADELGLMGVWSAGAAQTG; encoded by the coding sequence ATGGCGAGCGAGCTGCGTGGTGCGACCAAGCCAGATGGCGCGACCGGGCCGCGTGACGGGATCGACTCGCGTAACAGGGGCAACCAGGAAGTGCTGCTGGAGGTCCGCGGACTCAAGAAGTATTTCCCCATACTGGGCGGGCTCTTCAGGAAACCGATAGGCTACGCGAGAGCCGTAGATGGGGTTGACCTTTACATCCGGCGCGGCGAGACCCTGGGACTGGTAGGGGAGAGCGGGAGCGGGAAGAGCACTACCGGCATGTGCATCCTGCACCTCATCGAGCCGACTGCCGGGGAGATAAGATTCAACATGGATGGGGAGCCAATTGAGGTAAACAGCAAAACCATAAAATCCCTCAGAAAGTCGATGCAGATCATCTTTCAGGATCCATATTCCTCCCTGGACCCCCGGATGAAGGTGCAGGACATCATAGCGGAGCCGCTCGAGGCTCAGGGAATGCGGAGCCGGAGGCAGCGGTACGAGCGGGTGGAGGAGCTGCTCAATGCCGTGGGCTTGAGTTCCCAGCATATGAGGAGATTCCCCCACGAGTTCAGCGGCGGGCAGCGGCAGCGTATCGGTATAGCTCGAGCCCTTGCCCTCAATCCCAGCCTCATCGTATGTGACGAGCCGGTCTCGGCGCTCGATGTCTCGGTGCAGGCCCAGGTCCTCAACCTGCTCGAGGACCTGCAGGCGCGATTCGGTCTCACCTATCTATTTATCGCCCACGATTTAAGCGTTGTACAGCATGTAAGCGACAGGGTAGCCGTCATGTATCTGGGCAAGATCGTGGAGATCGCTGGCGTCGAGGAGCTATTTGATAACCCGCGGCACCCATACACCGAGGCGCTCTTCTCGGCGATCCCGGTGCCGGACCCGGAATTCCAGTACAAGCAGATCATATTGGAGGGCGACATCCCGAGCCCGATAAACCCGCCCCCGGGGTGCAATTTTCACCCCAGGTGCAGGTATGCCCGGAGCATTTGCTCAAAAGAGGAACCGGTGCTGCATGAGGTGGGGAACAGGGATCACCTTGCAGCATGCCACTTCGCGGATGAGCTGGGGCTTATGGGCGTCTGGAGCGCGGGGGCGGCGCAGACGGGTTGA
- a CDS encoding ACT domain-containing protein yields MHSNTGKSGRDEAGRSARNDVDGGRSNRAVVSVVGKDRIGIIARVAGILAANGVNILDISQTIMQEFFTMIMLVDLGPERSRFARIQGELAAAGEDMGLKITIQHEDVFNFMHRV; encoded by the coding sequence ATGCATAGCAACACAGGCAAGAGCGGCAGGGATGAGGCAGGCAGGAGTGCTAGAAATGATGTTGACGGCGGTAGGTCTAACAGGGCCGTGGTGAGCGTTGTAGGGAAGGATAGGATCGGGATCATAGCCCGCGTGGCGGGGATTCTCGCCGCGAACGGGGTCAACATCCTCGATATCTCGCAGACAATCATGCAGGAGTTCTTTACCATGATCATGCTGGTGGACCTTGGCCCGGAGCGTTCCAGGTTTGCCAGGATTCAGGGGGAGCTCGCTGCGGCGGGTGAGGATATGGGCTTGAAGATCACCATCCAGCACGAAGACGTTTTCAATTTTATGCATCGGGTTTAG
- a CDS encoding PFL family protein produces MKLVNLSPSEIFETIRMVQMENLDIRTITMGIDLHDCADPELPRLKHKIAGKIRRCASNLVEVGREIEREYGIPIINTRIAVTPVADIGGALDAGGFVELAHCLDRVSGDLGVNFIGGFSALVHKGATSSERALIAAIPQALSETERVCSSVNVGSTRAGINMDAVRDMGSIIKGAAERTAGRDGIACAKLVVFCNAPDDNPFMAGAFHGAGEPECAINIGVSGPGVVLRALREHPDADLGTLAGIIKRTAFKVTRMGELVGRIAAERLGVPFGIVDLSLAPTTAVGDSVAEIIEAMGIERCGAPGTTAALALMNDAVKKGGAMASSYVGGLSGAFIPVSEDSGMMAAVEAGALTLAKLEAMTSVCSVGLDMIAIPGDTPPETISAIIADEAAIGMVNGKTTAVRIIPVPGKGAGEWAEFGGLLGRAPIMEVSQFSSRGFSLRGGRIPAPLRALNN; encoded by the coding sequence ATGAAGTTGGTTAACCTATCTCCAAGCGAGATATTCGAGACAATACGCATGGTCCAGATGGAGAACCTGGATATCAGGACAATCACCATGGGGATAGACCTGCACGATTGCGCGGATCCCGAGCTCCCCCGGCTAAAACACAAGATAGCGGGGAAGATTCGCCGCTGTGCCTCCAACCTCGTGGAGGTCGGGCGAGAGATCGAGCGCGAATATGGAATCCCGATAATAAATACACGTATCGCCGTGACACCTGTAGCGGATATTGGGGGAGCGCTGGATGCCGGAGGGTTCGTTGAGCTGGCTCACTGCCTGGACCGGGTGTCAGGGGACCTTGGAGTGAACTTCATAGGGGGTTTTTCGGCGCTGGTCCACAAGGGAGCCACCTCCAGCGAGCGAGCCCTGATCGCGGCCATCCCGCAGGCCCTCTCCGAGACGGAACGGGTCTGTTCCTCCGTAAATGTAGGTTCTACGCGCGCCGGTATAAATATGGATGCGGTGAGGGATATGGGCTCGATCATCAAGGGTGCGGCGGAGCGCACGGCCGGTCGCGACGGGATCGCCTGCGCCAAGCTGGTGGTATTCTGCAACGCGCCTGATGACAACCCCTTCATGGCGGGGGCATTTCATGGAGCGGGTGAACCCGAATGCGCTATAAATATCGGGGTAAGCGGCCCTGGGGTCGTTTTAAGGGCGCTTCGCGAACACCCGGATGCCGATCTCGGCACATTGGCTGGCATCATCAAGAGAACAGCCTTTAAAGTCACCCGGATGGGCGAACTGGTTGGCCGTATCGCCGCCGAGCGCCTTGGTGTGCCATTTGGTATAGTAGACCTGTCGCTTGCCCCGACCACTGCGGTCGGCGATAGCGTAGCTGAGATCATCGAGGCGATGGGTATCGAGAGGTGCGGCGCGCCTGGCACCACTGCTGCCCTCGCGCTCATGAACGATGCTGTGAAAAAGGGCGGGGCGATGGCGTCATCATATGTCGGCGGTCTGAGTGGGGCCTTTATCCCCGTGAGCGAGGATAGCGGGATGATGGCCGCTGTCGAGGCTGGAGCCTTGACTCTGGCAAAACTCGAGGCCATGACCAGCGTTTGCTCCGTTGGGCTTGATATGATAGCCATACCGGGCGATACGCCTCCCGAGACCATATCCGCGATAATTGCCGACGAAGCTGCGATTGGCATGGTAAATGGCAAGACAACAGCGGTCAGGATTATACCCGTACCTGGCAAGGGCGCGGGAGAATGGGCCGAATTCGGTGGCTTGCTCGGCCGCGCCCCGATAATGGAGGTGAGCCAGTTTTCCTCGAGGGGCTTTAGCTTGAGGGGCGGCAGGATACCGGCGCCGCTAAGAGCCTTGAACAACTGA
- a CDS encoding ABC transporter permease, with product MVNYIIRRLFLLPLVIFGVTIMIFGLMQLLSPYQLVSTYIRSPEELRNQDIDALVKKYHLDDPFYVRYGRWLNNLAHGNLGWSESANMTVSEAIAARFPATLELVLFAVIPVVIGGILLGSFCAVHHNDPYDHAARIFAIVGWSLPDFVFGLIVLMFFYGVLGWFPPGRLSTWADQIVMSKAFIRYTGMNTIDAILNGNWAVFWDAIRHLIAPTITLAYLWWAFIMRITRSSMLDVFNKDYVTTARAKGLPESVVIRKHVRRNALIPVATVAGLMVLGLLGGVVIIESVFDYKGIGLLTATAAQQLDYPTVLGTTMFYGMLLVIVNLAVDILYAFIDPRVRLE from the coding sequence GTGGTAAATTACATAATAAGGCGGCTCTTCCTGTTGCCGCTGGTGATCTTTGGGGTAACCATCATGATCTTTGGCCTGATGCAGTTGCTCTCCCCGTACCAACTTGTGAGCACTTACATCAGGTCGCCGGAGGAGCTTCGCAATCAGGATATAGATGCCCTCGTCAAAAAATACCATCTCGATGACCCATTTTACGTACGCTATGGCCGGTGGTTGAATAACCTGGCCCATGGGAATTTGGGCTGGTCCGAGTCGGCGAATATGACGGTAAGCGAGGCTATTGCTGCGAGATTTCCGGCCACCCTGGAGCTTGTCCTTTTTGCCGTGATCCCGGTGGTGATTGGCGGCATCCTTCTCGGGTCTTTCTGCGCGGTTCATCACAATGATCCCTATGATCATGCTGCCAGGATCTTCGCTATAGTCGGGTGGTCCCTCCCGGATTTCGTCTTTGGTCTTATTGTCCTGATGTTCTTCTACGGGGTTCTCGGGTGGTTCCCGCCCGGGCGGCTCAGCACCTGGGCGGACCAGATAGTCATGTCCAAGGCCTTTATACGATATACGGGCATGAATACTATAGACGCTATACTGAATGGGAACTGGGCGGTATTCTGGGACGCCATTCGCCACCTGATCGCGCCCACGATAACCCTGGCCTACCTCTGGTGGGCGTTCATCATGAGGATCACGCGTTCAAGCATGCTTGACGTATTCAACAAGGATTACGTCACGACTGCCAGGGCCAAGGGCCTGCCGGAGAGCGTGGTTATAAGGAAGCACGTCCGGCGAAATGCCCTCATCCCCGTTGCGACGGTGGCAGGGTTGATGGTGCTGGGGCTCCTGGGGGGCGTCGTTATCATAGAAAGCGTATTCGACTACAAGGGCATCGGGCTCCTGACCGCAACGGCGGCCCAGCAGCTCGATTACCCCACC
- a CDS encoding ABC transporter substrate-binding protein: MRALSRLVVLVSLLALVSVLSSAQASPVKNPDTFVYVTIGGPDSLDPAYAYDTASGEVIYNMYDNLVAYKPGDISEFVPMLATRVPTVENGLVSKDGRTYTFPIRKDVKFHNGDVLTPEDVEYSFERSMIMDPDGGPVWMLLEPLLGVSSLNDLASDLMGTQITSDTFDKVDSKTLNKIYDMIDKAVEVKGDNVVFHLKRPYPPFMGILAHSANWSVIINKKWCIAHGDWDGKADTWAKFHNPPKEKTVLFDKGVGTGPYKLVRWDKNAKQVIYTRFDGYWRGPAPVKNVVIKYIDEFNTRKLMLQNGEADMIYVPVMYLDQVKAIPGVKVVENLAGMSNTAILFNQTIPVEGNDDVGSGKLDGNGIPSDFFGDIHVRRAFNYCFDWDAYIKEVSLGQARQPKGPIPMALPYSNPKQPTYHLDLKKAEEEFKKAFGGKLWEKGFKMTISYNSGNDARKAGAEILEANIESVNRKFKVDVRGVEWSTYLDKLRSGRQTIFFMGWLPDYPDAHNFVHPYMHSNGAFAGYTGEAMRKLAREKFDSLIEQGIATLDPKKRQEIYYKLQELAYEEAIAIFTAEPIEHRVMRDWVKGFTYNPVRPGEFDFYELSK, encoded by the coding sequence ATGAGAGCGCTTTCGAGGTTGGTTGTCCTGGTTTCCCTATTGGCTCTTGTCTCTGTGTTGTCTTCGGCTCAAGCTTCACCTGTAAAGAATCCGGACACATTTGTCTATGTCACCATCGGTGGGCCGGACTCGCTGGATCCCGCGTACGCCTATGATACAGCGAGCGGCGAAGTTATCTACAACATGTATGATAATTTGGTAGCGTATAAGCCGGGCGATATCTCGGAATTCGTTCCCATGCTCGCAACCAGGGTCCCAACCGTGGAGAACGGCCTGGTCTCCAAGGACGGGCGCACCTACACATTCCCGATCCGCAAGGATGTGAAATTCCACAACGGGGATGTCCTTACGCCCGAGGATGTGGAGTACAGCTTCGAACGGTCGATGATTATGGACCCTGACGGCGGGCCGGTCTGGATGCTTCTCGAGCCCCTGCTGGGCGTATCGAGCCTGAATGATCTCGCTTCGGATCTCATGGGGACTCAGATAACCTCCGACACCTTCGATAAGGTCGACAGCAAGACCCTCAATAAAATCTATGACATGATAGACAAGGCCGTCGAGGTGAAGGGTGATAACGTAGTGTTCCACCTCAAGAGGCCCTACCCGCCGTTCATGGGCATCCTCGCGCACTCCGCCAACTGGAGCGTGATCATAAACAAGAAGTGGTGCATAGCCCATGGGGACTGGGATGGCAAGGCGGATACCTGGGCGAAGTTCCATAATCCCCCCAAGGAAAAAACAGTCCTGTTTGATAAGGGGGTCGGCACTGGTCCCTACAAGCTCGTGAGGTGGGATAAGAACGCGAAGCAGGTCATATATACACGCTTTGACGGTTACTGGCGTGGACCTGCTCCTGTGAAGAACGTAGTCATAAAGTACATCGATGAATTCAACACGCGCAAGTTGATGTTGCAGAACGGCGAGGCCGATATGATCTATGTCCCCGTGATGTACCTCGACCAGGTGAAGGCGATCCCCGGGGTTAAAGTCGTGGAAAATCTGGCTGGGATGTCCAATACCGCGATCCTGTTCAATCAGACGATCCCCGTCGAGGGCAATGATGATGTTGGCAGCGGGAAGCTGGATGGCAACGGCATCCCGTCGGATTTCTTCGGCGACATCCACGTAAGGCGCGCCTTCAACTACTGCTTTGACTGGGATGCATATATCAAGGAGGTATCCCTGGGCCAGGCGCGCCAGCCCAAGGGGCCGATCCCGATGGCCCTGCCCTACTCTAACCCCAAGCAGCCGACCTACCACCTGGATCTGAAGAAGGCCGAGGAGGAGTTCAAGAAGGCGTTTGGCGGGAAGCTCTGGGAGAAGGGCTTCAAGATGACAATCTCCTATAACTCGGGTAATGACGCCCGCAAGGCGGGTGCCGAGATCCTGGAGGCCAACATCGAATCCGTAAATCGCAAATTCAAAGTTGATGTACGTGGCGTGGAGTGGTCGACATACCTAGATAAGCTGAGGAGTGGCCGGCAAACCATATTCTTCATGGGATGGCTGCCTGACTACCCTGATGCTCACAATTTCGTCCACCCCTACATGCACAGCAACGGCGCCTTCGCAGGTTACACGGGCGAGGCGATGCGCAAGCTTGCGCGGGAGAAATTCGATTCCCTCATTGAGCAGGGCATCGCAACCCTCGATCCCAAGAAGCGACAGGAGATCTACTACAAGCTCCAGGAGCTCGCCTACGAGGAGGCCATAGCGATCTTTACGGCTGAGCCTATCGAACACAGGGTCATGCGCGACTGGGTCAAGGGATTCACATATAACCCTGTGAGGCCGGGAGAGTTCGACTTCTACGAGCTTTCGAAGTAA